The sequence TGGACTACCATGACCAATCATCTGCAGCACTTGCAATAATGACATTGCATGGACGCCAACTGTAAGTTTTTGTGTCTCCTTGATTAAGCTTGGTTAATCTTGTACCTTTAGCCCAATGGATTCGTTCAGCTGACAATCTAAAACAAGTGCAAggaaatgattttaaataatatggtTTGTACCACCGAATCTTTTTCCTAATTTCTATCATTTTCTTCTGGACCAAGCCACTTATTTATTTGTCGAAATACTGATTTGATTGCATGTTGTGTATTGAGTGATTAAGATTTGCAAATAATCAGTATGactttattcaatttttactcTGTAGCAAATGCTACCTTATTTTCAAtgtaaactcttttttttttttttttttttttccggacaTCAtagattttgtgttttattaatataattttccaGTTATGGTCAGGCGCTTAAAGTGAATTGGGCATATGGCAATAGCCAAAGGGAGGATACATCAGGTTATTTTCAGTTTCATTGTTTCagctgttttttatttggttgtctTGCTTGTTCGCAGTTTTTATGGGTTTATTCTTTCATCTTGTCAGGGCATTTCCATGTATTTGTTGGTGATTTGAGTCCAGAGATTACTGATGCTAATTTATTTGCGTGCTTCTCAGTCTTTCCTAGTTGCTCGTAAGTTCCTTGTTTTctgtttatcatttttttcatccaaaatGTTTCGGGTCAAGTGCAAACAAAGTATTTTGTAATTTGGCCATTTGCacttatttgtgttttattcttCAAGCAATGCTCTTAAATGTGTCAATACTATAAGAAAATTAAGGCAAAGGTAATGATGCCCTTTTGCTATTTGTGACACTTTTAAGTAAACCCAATTATGCTCATCCATTTAAGTAGTTGTTAAATGCAGTGTCAGGGGCATATTTCTTGCTGCTAAAACAGTTAATGACACTGTTGAGGAACAAAACACATGTCACTCAAGTGGGAAAAGAAGATATCACTGAAATGTAAATGGCTAAATCACACTGTACTCTTGTGCACTTTGTCTAAAACTACAGATGTATTTGTTAAAACACGATTTTTCTCTTTGATTGATGTTAACAGTCTTGATTAACATGTTATGAGTAGACTGCTACCATCTCTTTTATGTTACTCATGTCTTATGCTCTTTTTTGGCTGTGTAAAAATACCaggttgttgtttttgttctaaaaacatTATGTTTGTTTTCACAATGTTGTTTCATTTCCAGCAATGCAAGGGTCATGTGGGATCACAAAACTGGCCGCTCAAAAGGATATGGCTTTGTTTCATTCCGTAATCAGCAGGTACTGCTTTCCAGTTATGAGTAGCTACTGGATCAAGTTTCAGGGTTGTGGATTTATTTCTCAATCCATTTTACGCTTTCTGAACTTCTTGTTACACAGTGTGTTCAAGTTGATAGAAGATTTTATGAGTTAACAATGTTTTGCTTGGAGCTTGAAGTATTGAGGTCCTCTGCTAGAATTGTTTGtacttttctagtttatttgGGGATATAAAGATTCAAGAAGaaattatttgcttttattttccattttaatttctttttaacaaatctattttcaatgtttttgagTGAATAATGATTGGTTTCCAACAGCAAATTGAAGACTGATTTAGATGTCTGGTGGCATGGATATCCTTATGTTCTGATTTTTCCATTTGGATATTGACTAAAATTTCTGAAGAAGTTGCTTAAGCCATAAACTAATTTTCTTATGATACTAATCTGCAGGAGGCACAAAGTGCTATTAATGACTTAACTGGTAAGGCACATAAATTTATCCTTGGTTCCTTGGGTTAACTTTTCTGTGCTTTCTGGGAAGAGTTAGTGCATACTTTTGATGTTTTGCTCCATTCTGAACTGTAGGTAAATGGCTTGGAAACAGGCAGATAAGATGTAATTGGGCAACTAAAGGTGTTGAATCCAATGAAGATAAGCAAAACAGTGATAACCAAAATGCAGTTGTACTTACTAATGGATCTTCAGGTAGCATAAACCTTTTCTGGTAATTCAGCCCACGTTatgtaaaataatctttttttttctttgcttgatCCAAAAGGTCATTGAGCCTTACGTAATACCTAGAAAGGGGGTAGCTCTCTCCCTCCTTTTGTCCTTTGTATCTCAACTATAAGATGGATTCAATCCGATGCCACTTGAGATAATGGCAAATGactttaaataagaaattatattCTTTCCATATTTCATATCTGCACTTATGGTTAATAGGTTATTTACCAAGCATGCGTAGATAGGTGACTAGCTGATTTCAAAGTCCCGAAGTATTTACTAGTCCCTGCTTTCATGAAGTGGACTcaggggtgtgtgtgtgtgatcacTATCAGGTTTGATTTGCCATATGTGAGCTTCATTTTGGCATGAATTTATTTCAGCTGTAATCACTATTGAACTTCATTTCCCACTCCAGAGTTCTGAATTTTAGCTGAGCAATTTCCTGTTGTATTGAGTTTGTAAAACAGATATCTTTTGTAAATGCATGGTTGGAGAGTTGAATGCTGACAGGGTTTTGCTTTTGTATCTTGGTAAGCAGAAGGAGGTCAGGAAAGCACTAACGAGGAGGCTCCTGAAAACAATCCTGCATACACCACTGTCTATGTTGGCAATCTTTCCCATGAGGTACTTaaaggatgaataaggaatttaCAGTTATTTTACTGCTTTCTACATGTTTACGTTGAACCCTCTTTTCTTTTGGAAGTGGTAACTTTTATCTCCAATATTGCATTTATTAAATAAGTGCTTTATAGGCAACAGATTGAATAAAAAGCATGCCATCTGTTCAGGAAATTCTGATTTTGAGAGTGATGGGtttcatgtcattttttatcttctttgatCGCTCTTACTTCTGAATGGAAGTGATAAGATGTTGGCTCCTTGGCTCTGTACTTTTTGCTTGACAATTTGGTATGTTTGATCAGGTCACCCAGGCTGAGCTGCATCGTCATTTTCATGCTCTTGGGGCTGGTGTAATTGAGGATGTTCGAGTCCAGAGAGATAAAGGTTTTGGGTTTGTCAGATACAACACTCATGAAGAAGCAGCCTCAGCCATTCAAACGGGCAATGGGAAGATAGTT is a genomic window of Populus alba chromosome 18, ASM523922v2, whole genome shotgun sequence containing:
- the LOC118059465 gene encoding RNA-binding protein 208 isoform X2; the protein is MQQQALLQHHHMYHHPALVASAMSQMEPILGGNLPPAFDPSSSCRRVYVGNIHVNVTDKLLAEVFATAGPLAGCKLIRKDKSSYGFVDYHDQSSAALAIMTLHGRQLYGQALKVNWAYGNSQREDTSGHFHVFVGDLSPEITDANLFACFSVFPSCSNARVMWDHKTGRSKGYGFVSFRNQQEAQSAINDLTGKWLGNRQIRCNWATKGVESNEDKQNSDNQNAVVLTNGSSEGGQESTNEEAPENNPAYTTVYVGNLSHEVTQAELHRHFHALGAGVIEDVRVQRDKGFGFVRYNTHEEAASAIQTGNGKIVCGKPVKCSWGSKSTPPGTASNPLPPPPPAQPYQIAPSTGINQGYSAADLLAYQRQLALSQAAASGLSGQALLQLTGQHGLAAASMDLSAGGSQAMYDGYHNGLAAQQLMYYR
- the LOC118059465 gene encoding RNA-binding protein 208 isoform X3 — encoded protein: MQQQALLQHHHMYHHPALVASAMSQMEPILGGNLPPAFDPSSSCRRVYVGNIHVNVTDKLLAEVFATAGPLAGCKLIRKDKSSYGFVDYHDQSSAALAIMTLHGRQLYGQALKVNWAYGNSQREDTSGHFHVFVGDLSPEITDANLFACFSVFPSCSNARVMWDHKTGRSKGYGFVSFRNQQEAQSAINDLTGKWLGNRQIRCNWATKGVESNEDKQNSDNQNAVVLTNGSSGGQESTNEEAPENNPAYTTVYVGNLSHEVTQAELHRHFHALGAGVIEDVRVQRDKGFGFVRYNTHEEAASAIQTGNGKIVCGKPVKCSWGSKSTPPGTASNPLPPPPPAQPYQIAPSTGINQGYSAADLLAYQRQLALSQAAASGLSGQALLQLTGQHGLAAASMDLSAGGSQAMYDGYHNGLAAQQLMYYR
- the LOC118059465 gene encoding RNA-binding protein 208 isoform X1, whose translation is MQQQALLQHHHMYHHPALVASAMSQMEPILGGNLPPAFDPSSSCRRVYVGNIHVNVTDKLLAEVFATAGPLAGCKLIRKDKSSYGFVDYHDQSSAALAIMTLHGRQLYGQALKVNWAYGNSQREDTSGHFHVFVGDLSPEITDANLFACFSVFPSCSNARVMWDHKTGRSKGYGFVSFRNQQEAQSAINDLTGKWLGNRQIRCNWATKGVESNEDKQNSDNQNAVVLTNGSSAEGGQESTNEEAPENNPAYTTVYVGNLSHEVTQAELHRHFHALGAGVIEDVRVQRDKGFGFVRYNTHEEAASAIQTGNGKIVCGKPVKCSWGSKSTPPGTASNPLPPPPPAQPYQIAPSTGINQGYSAADLLAYQRQLALSQAAASGLSGQALLQLTGQHGLAAASMDLSAGGSQAMYDGYHNGLAAQQLMYYR